A genomic stretch from Juglans microcarpa x Juglans regia isolate MS1-56 chromosome 3S, Jm3101_v1.0, whole genome shotgun sequence includes:
- the LOC121258055 gene encoding beta-1,3-galactosyltransferase GALT1-like, which produces MEIRFKAVNASLISRMKKWLGSLLVASLFMLLILRYGVMKNSIGERYLTSLFSPNASNPLELHDAVVPPAVQNPENASTVVPAAAIVLSLLAQRNISKEEEKTLQTWNHLKHLVNHSQGLPNAVDSIKDAGGAWNSLMDSVEEKRLRDGNESSRGRGKEKQCPYFLNKMNNSELDNSIYKLRVPCGLTQGSAITIIGIPNGLLGNFRIDLTGESLPGEPDPPIILHYNLRLHGDKITEDPVIVQNTWTVAHDWGEEERCPTPAPEKIKKVDDLDQCNKMVGKEDSQFIAITHSNTSRRSSTVQEGSKTRKYFPFNQNHPFVATLRVGLEGIQMTVDGKHITSFAFRETLEPWLVSEIKISGDLKLISVLASGLPTSEDSEHINDLETLQSVPLSLQRPLDLFIGVFSTANNFKRRMAVRRTWMQYPAVRSGAVAVRFFVGLHKNQIVNEELWDEARTYGDVQLMPFVDYYSLITWKTLAICIFGTEVVSAKFVMKTDDDAFVRVDEILASLNRINMAHGLLYGLINSDSRPDRNPHSKWYISPEEWPGARYPAWAHGPGYVVSHDIAKEIYLRYKKGNLKMFKLEDVAMGIWIADLKDVLKVQYKKEEKVYPLGCKDGYIVAHYQGPREMLCLWQKLQEGHGARCCGDR; this is translated from the exons ATGGAAATCAGATTCAAAGCTGTTAATGCGTCGTTGATCAGCAGAATGAAAAAATGGTTGGGCAGTCTTTTAGTTGCATCATTGTTTATGCTGCTGATCCTGAGATACGGTgtcatgaaaaattctattggGGAAAGATATTTAACGAGTCTGTTCTCACCCAATGCCAGTAACCCTCTAGAGTTGCATGATGCTGTAGTTCCACCAGCAGTTCAAAATCCAGAGAATGCTTCTACGGTGGTTCCTGCTGCTGCCATAGTCTTAAGTCTCCTTGCTCAGAGAAATATCTCTAAGGAAGAGGAAAAAACTTTGCAGACATGGAACCATTTGAAGCACTTAGTTAATCATTCACAGGGCTTACCTAATGCAGTAGACTCTATCAAGGATGCTGGAGGTGCGTGGAATAGCCTTATGGATTCAGTTGAAGAGAAAAGACTTCGGGATGGGAATGAAAGTTCACGTgggagaggaaaagagaagCAGTgtccttattttttaaataaaatgaacaactCAGAGCTTGATAATAGCATTTATAAGTTGAGGGTTCCTTGTGGCCTGACTCAGGGTTCTGCTATTACAATTATAGGAATTCCAAATGGTCTTCTTGGTAATTTCCGTATTGACTTAACCGGGGAATCACTTCCAGGGGAGCCTGATCCACCCATCATCTTACATTACAATCTAAGGCTTCATGGTGATAAGATAACTGAGGACCCTGTAATTGTCCAAAACACCTGGACTGTCGCTCATGATTGGGGTGAAGAGGAGCGTTGTCCAACCCCTGCTCctgaaaaaattaagaaag TGGATGATTTGGATCAGTGCAACAAAATGGTAGGAAAAGAGGATAGTCAGTTCATTGCTATCACACATTCCAACACTTCAAGACGATCTTCAACCGTGCAAGAAGGATCTAAGACCAGAAAATACTTCCCTTTTAACCAAAATCATCCATTTGTTGCAACACTTAGAGTGGGATTGGAGGGGATTCAGATGACAGTTGATGGAAAGCACATAACATCCTTTGCTTTCCGTGAA ACATTGGAGCCTTGGCTTGtaagtgaaataaaaatttctggAGACCTAAAGTTAATTTCTGTCCTCGCAAGTGGTCTACCTACATCAGAGGATTCTGAGCATATAAATGATTTAGAAACACTACAATcagttcctctctctcttcaaagACCATTGGATCTCTTCATTGGTGTTTTCTCTACTGCAAACAATTTCAAGCGTAGGATGGCTGTCCGAAGGACATGGATGCAGTATCCTGCAGTGCGGTCAGGGGCAGTTGCAGTGcgattttttgttggtttg CATAAAAACCAAATAGTGAATGAGGAACTTTGGGACGAGGCACGAACATATGGAGATGTTCAGTTGATGCCTTTTGTTGACTACTACAGCCTTATCACCTGGAAAACTTTAGCAATCTGCATCTTTGGG ACTGAGGTTGTTTCAGCAAAATTTGTTATGAAGACAGATGATGATGCATTTGTCCGTGTGGATGAAATATTGGCTTCTTTAAATAGGATCAATATGGCTCATGGGTTGCTCTATGGGCTCATAAATTCAGATTCCCGACCAGATCGAAATCCTCATAGCAAGTGGTATATTAGTCCCGAG GAATGGCCTGGGGCGAGGTATCCTGCTTGGGCGCATGGTCCCGGCTATGTGGTGTCGCATGATATAGCAAAAGAAATCTACCTGAGATACaaaaaaggaaatttgaag ATGTTTAAGCTAGAAGATGTAGCAATGGGAATCTGGATAGCAGATCTGAAGGATGTTTTGAAAGTTCAAtacaagaaagaagagaaggtCTATCCCTTGGGGTGCAAGGATGGTTATATTGTCGCGCATTACCAAGGTCCCAGGGAGATGCTCTGTTTGTGGCAGAAACTTCAAGAAGGACATGGTGCTAGGTGCTGTGGCGATCGATAA
- the LOC121258056 gene encoding protein DMP9-like produces the protein MEPNPQDAIGVNIYTASPTEESTQIPSSSLATPQVGRKRRAVAKGVQKTISKTSMLVNFLPTGTLLTFEMVLPSVSGNGQCSPVSTQMIYALLGLCTLSCFFFHFTDSFRGPDGKVYYGFVTPKGLAVFKAGLGVEVPKDDKYRVGFSDFVHAIMSVMVFVAIAFSDHRITDCIFPGHAKDMDEVMESFPLMVGIICSGLFLVFPNTRFGIGCMAT, from the coding sequence ATGGAGCCCAACCCTCAAGACGCTATCGGAGTCAACATCTACACCGCTTCTCCCACGGAAGAATCGACCCAAATCCCATCCTCTTCCCTGGCCACTCCTCAGGTTGGCCGGAAAAGGCGAGCAGTTGCTAAGGGAGTGCAGAAAACAATATCCAAAACTTCAATGCTCGTCAACTTCCTCCCAACGGGGACCCTTCTCACGTTTGAGATGGTCCTCCCGTCTGTCTCCGGCAACGGCCAGTGCTCTCCGGTTAGCACCCAAATGATCTACGCCCTTCTGGGCCTCTGCACCCTCTCATGCTTCTTCTTTCACTTCACAGACAGTTTCCGAGGTCCCGACGGCAAAGTCTACTACGGGTTCGTGACCCCGAAAGGCCTAGCGGTGTTCAAGGCCGGGCTTGGAGTGGAAGTTCCAAAGGACGACAAGTACAGAGTTGGGTTCTCGGATTTCGTCCACGCGATCATGTCGGTAATGGTTTTCGTGGCGATTGCTTTCTCGGATCATCGAATCACGGATTGCATTTTTCCTGGGCATGCCAAGGACATGGACGAAGTTATGGAGAGTTTCCCTCTGATGGTTGGGATTATATGCAGTGGTCTCTTCTTGGTCTTTCCAAATACTCGATTCGGAATCGGATGCATGGCTACCTGA